In Glycine max cultivar Williams 82 chromosome 7, Glycine_max_v4.0, whole genome shotgun sequence, a single window of DNA contains:
- the LOC100790979 gene encoding cytochrome P450 89A2: MEAWFIILVTLCVCVLIRAILFSLHKKTITIPPGPPHIPIISSILWLRKSISELEAVVKTLHAKYGPIITLRIGTEPTIFIADHSLAHQALIQHGSLFANRPKDGGFKILTNNRHQINSSSYGATWRTLRRNLASQMLHPSRVKSFSGIRKEVLHTLLTRLKSDSESNKSIKVIDHFQYAMSCLLILMCFGEPLDEGKVREIELVLRKLLLHFQSFNILNFWPRVTRVLCRNLWEQLLRMQKEQDDALFPLIRARKQKRTNNVVVSYVDTLLELQLPEEKRNLSEGEISALCAEFINAGSDTTSMSLQWVMANLVKYPHVQERVVDEIRNVLGERVREEREVKEEDLQKLPYLKAVILEGLRRHPPGHFTLPHVVAEDVVFNDYLVPKNGTVNFMVGMIGLDPKVWEDPMAFKPERFLNDEGFDITGSKEIKMMPFGAGRRICPGYKLALLNLEYFVANLVLNFEWKVPEGGDVDLTEKQEFITVMKNALQVHFIPRI; the protein is encoded by the coding sequence ATGGAAGCCTGGTTCATAATCCTAGTCACTCTTTGTGTCTGCGTGCTGATAAGAGCCATACTATTCTCTCTTCACAAGAAAACCATAACCATCCCTCCAGGCCCTCCTCACATCCCAATCATCTCAAGCATTCTATGGCTCCGAAAATCCATATCCGAACTCGAAGCAGTTGTGAAAACACTCCACGCCAAATATGGCCCCATCATCACTCTCCGCATTGGCACTGAGCCCACCATATTCATTGCCGATCACTCCCTCGCCCACCAAGCCCTAATCCAACACGGTTCCCTCTTCGCCAACCGCCCTAAGGATGGCGGCTTTAAAATCCTCACCAACAACCGACACCAAATCAACTCCTCCTCCTACGGCGCCACGTGGCGCACCCTCCGCCGCAACCTCGCCTCCCAAATGCTTCACCCTTCCCGTGTCAAGTCCTTCTCCGGAATCCGCAAGGAAGTCCTCCACACCCTCCTCACCCGCCTCAAATCAGATTCTGAATCAAACAAGTCCATAAAAGTCATCGATCACTTCCAATACGCCATGTCCTGCTTGCTCATCCTCATGTGCTTCGGTGAACCACTCGATGAGGGGAAAGTCAGAGAAATCGAGCTCGTGCTGCGGAAATTGCTTCTGCACTTTCAGAGTTTCAACATCCTCAATTTCTGGCCCAGAGTCACGCGCGTTTTGTGTCGCAATCTTTGGGAGCAGCTGCTTAGGATGCAGAAGGAGCAAGATGACGCATTGTTTCCGCTTATAAGAGCCAGGAAGCAAAAGCGAACCAACAACGTCGTTGTCTCCTATGTTGACACGCTGTTGGAGTTGCAGCTGCCTGAGGAGAAACGCAATCTGAGCGAAGGGGAAATTTCGGCTCTGTGTGCCGAGTTTATAAACGCGGGTTCGGATACTACTTCGATGTCACTGCAGTGGGTAATGGCGAATTTGGTGAAGTACCCGCACGTGCAAGAAAGGGTCGTAGATGAGATTAGAAACGTCTTGGGCGAGAGAGTGAGAGAAGAGAGGGAAGTGAAAGAAGAAGACTTGCAGAAACTGCCTTATCtgaaagctgtgattttggaaGGGTTGAGGCGACACCCACCAGGGCACTTTACTTTGCCGCATGTTGTGGCCGAGGACGTGGTTTTTAATGATTACTTGGTTCCTAAAAATGGGACAGTGAATTTCATGGTGGGGATGATAGGGTTGGACCCTAAGGTATGGGAGGATCCAATGGCGTTTAAGCCAGAGAGGTTTTTGAATGATGAAGGGTTTGATATAACTGGGAGTAAAGAGATTAAGATGATGCCCTTTGGTGCTGGGAGAAGGATTTGCCCTGGCTATAAGTTGGCTTTGCTTAATTTGGAGTACTTTGTGGCTAAtttggttttgaattttgaatggaAGGTACCAGAGGGAGGGGATGTGGATTTGACTGAGAAACAAGAGTTCATTACGGTCATGAAAAATGCATTGCAGGTTCATTTTATTCCTCGGATCTAG